The Nostoc sp. 'Lobaria pulmonaria (5183) cyanobiont' genome window below encodes:
- a CDS encoding Uma2 family endonuclease, which translates to MLLELNQLIVRAGHQLLIKDVSWSAYKRILAELGDNRSSRIGYSQGVLEIMAPLPEHEVAKVIIGDLLKVLLEELDLEFWSLGSTTFDKESMDAGVEPDDCFYIQNEAKIRGKDKINLETDPPPDLAIEIDITSRTRFNNYQALRVPELWRWNGRKLEINVLFDGKYIESNTSSIFPNFSISQVIPEYLILSKTNGRNATMKAFRAWLRQEISSYI; encoded by the coding sequence ATGTTACTTGAACTCAATCAACTAATTGTTAGAGCCGGTCATCAGTTGTTGATTAAAGATGTCTCTTGGTCGGCATACAAGCGCATTTTAGCAGAATTGGGAGACAATCGCAGCTCTCGGATAGGTTACAGTCAAGGGGTGCTGGAAATAATGGCTCCATTACCAGAGCATGAAGTAGCTAAAGTTATTATTGGGGACTTGCTAAAAGTTTTATTAGAAGAACTCGATCTGGAATTTTGGAGTTTAGGTTCTACAACTTTTGATAAGGAAAGTATGGATGCTGGAGTAGAACCCGATGATTGTTTCTATATCCAAAATGAAGCTAAAATTAGGGGCAAAGATAAAATAAATTTAGAAACTGACCCGCCTCCAGATTTGGCTATTGAAATTGATATTACCTCCCGCACTCGTTTCAATAATTATCAAGCGTTGAGAGTACCGGAACTGTGGCGATGGAATGGAAGAAAGCTGGAAATAAACGTGCTTTTTGATGGTAAATATATAGAATCAAATACCAGTTCTATTTTCCCCAACTTCTCAATCTCCCAAGTAATTCCAGAATATTTGATACTGAGTAAAACCAATGGCAGAAATGCGACAATGAAAGCATTTCGTGCGTGGCTAAGACAGGAAATTAGTAGCTACATTTAA
- a CDS encoding YiaA/YiaB family inner membrane protein yields the protein MQTIGTQKDSAAWVIQTWAAFVISISMTTFGIVNLPVNGWVKGFMGMGMAFSVGSTFTLAKTTRDLHETRRLTARLDEAKVEKLLSQHDPLNLK from the coding sequence ATGCAAACAATTGGTACCCAAAAAGACAGTGCAGCTTGGGTTATTCAAACTTGGGCAGCTTTTGTGATTTCTATTTCTATGACCACCTTCGGCATTGTAAACTTACCTGTAAATGGCTGGGTGAAAGGCTTTATGGGTATGGGTATGGCTTTCTCTGTTGGCTCAACTTTTACTTTGGCAAAAACTACTAGAGATTTGCATGAAACTAGAAGATTAACTGCTAGGTTAGACGAGGCAAAAGTAGAAAAATTACTTTCACAACACGATCCTTTAAATTTAAAATGA
- a CDS encoding DUF3038 domain-containing protein, with translation MLKVMHSAANSATPNSQWEDLIKLPAPNTVQWDNIKTQLDLVLLALETLTGIGSEAMLSAATDLNLESRVPDRVALWRLRQSNPLRKGQGGRKKLDVEEARSLVLIICYLAKQHQELIRRAVGLLEQMAENNREPHQAALLGDYIDAFCNTYQERMEEDEKISTDLLTNLALKLLVDLLFYSAPGGHRRLWLALIDRSTKF, from the coding sequence ATGCTAAAAGTTATGCACTCGGCCGCCAACTCAGCCACTCCAAATTCCCAGTGGGAGGATTTAATCAAGCTTCCAGCCCCAAACACAGTTCAATGGGACAATATCAAAACCCAATTAGACTTGGTGCTGTTGGCGCTAGAAACCTTAACTGGGATTGGTTCAGAGGCAATGCTTTCGGCGGCAACCGATCTGAATTTAGAGTCAAGAGTGCCAGACCGCGTAGCTTTATGGCGATTGCGCCAATCAAATCCTCTACGCAAAGGTCAAGGAGGGCGAAAAAAGCTAGATGTCGAAGAAGCGCGATCGCTTGTTTTGATCATCTGCTACTTAGCCAAACAGCACCAGGAATTGATTCGCCGCGCTGTCGGTCTGTTAGAACAAATGGCAGAAAATAACCGAGAACCTCACCAGGCTGCTTTACTTGGAGACTATATTGATGCTTTTTGCAACACCTACCAAGAGCGGATGGAAGAGGACGAGAAAATCTCAACGGATTTACTAACCAACCTGGCTCTAAAACTGCTTGTAGATTTACTTTTTTACAGCGCTCCTGGTGGGCATCGCCGTCTCTGGCTAGCACTTATAGACCGTTCAACAAAATTTTAA
- a CDS encoding DUF4926 domain-containing protein codes for MYRGQVGTVVELLAGGAAFEVEFSDACGGLRLRNGRTYESVGLRPEQIMVLHFEPTSPDSVPEMMLA; via the coding sequence CTGTACCGTGGTCAAGTTGGCACAGTCGTAGAATTATTAGCTGGTGGTGCTGCATTTGAAGTTGAATTTAGCGATGCCTGCGGCGGGCTACGCCTACGCAATGGACGCACTTATGAATCTGTCGGTTTACGCCCAGAGCAAATTATGGTGTTACATTTTGAGCCAACATCCCCTGATTCCGTCCCAGAAATGATGCTAGCTTAA
- a CDS encoding DUF3368 domain-containing protein — protein MIVVSDTSPINNLAAINHLHLLQQLYGTVLIPEAVYRELTDPNFPVAGAIEVQTFIWIQTRPVQDRILVEALSNELDIGEVEAIALALEMKADQVLIDERRGRMVAARLNLGYTGILGILVEAKSQRLISAVKPLLDALINQAGFWIAEPLYKRVLQLVDEN, from the coding sequence GTGATCGTTGTCAGTGATACTTCGCCCATTAATAACCTCGCCGCCATTAACCATCTTCATTTACTACAACAGCTTTATGGAACAGTCCTAATTCCTGAAGCTGTCTACCGAGAACTAACTGATCCCAACTTTCCAGTTGCAGGTGCAATTGAAGTCCAAACTTTTATCTGGATTCAAACTCGTCCAGTTCAAGATCGTATACTGGTTGAAGCACTCAGCAATGAGCTGGATATTGGTGAAGTTGAAGCGATCGCTCTAGCGCTGGAAATGAAAGCAGATCAAGTTTTGATTGATGAACGTCGTGGTCGCATGGTTGCAGCTAGGCTAAATCTTGGTTACACAGGGATTTTAGGAATCTTAGTTGAAGCTAAAAGTCAAAGGCTGATTTCTGCTGTGAAACCTTTGTTAGATGCTCTGATTAACCAAGCAGGATTCTGGATAGCGGAACCTTTATACAAGAGGGTTTTGCAGCTTGTTGATGAAAATTAA
- a CDS encoding ABC transporter ATP-binding protein — protein sequence MTILTGKINRSQPQEEPKPLILETQGLTRRFGKLTAVNNLNISVEQGEVFGLLGPNGAGKSTVIKMLTTLLPISAGKATLAGYDVARESNPVRRAIGYVPQALSADGSLTGYENLLIFAKLYGIPAKGRDRRIYEILEYMGLQDAAKRLVRNYSGGMIRKLEIGISVLHQPQILFLDEPTVGLDPIARTQVWQLVLQLCADYGTTIFLTTHFLEEADSLCNRVAIMQQGEVVTTGRPSDLKASLDNPNATLDDVFIHYTGDQLTSGVTIWTSFLLAFWLRVFCLWQFLAVG from the coding sequence GTGACAATACTGACGGGAAAAATAAATCGATCGCAACCTCAAGAAGAACCAAAACCGTTGATTTTGGAAACTCAGGGACTCACACGCCGTTTTGGGAAGTTAACCGCAGTTAATAACCTGAACATATCTGTGGAACAGGGCGAAGTGTTTGGACTGCTTGGCCCCAATGGCGCAGGGAAAAGTACAGTTATTAAAATGTTGACAACGTTACTGCCTATCAGTGCAGGGAAAGCAACCTTAGCTGGCTATGATGTGGCTCGTGAATCTAATCCTGTGAGACGGGCTATCGGTTATGTCCCCCAGGCGCTCTCTGCTGATGGTAGTCTCACGGGTTACGAAAATCTCTTAATCTTCGCCAAGCTGTATGGAATACCTGCCAAAGGACGCGATCGCCGCATCTATGAAATTCTAGAGTACATGGGTTTGCAAGATGCCGCGAAACGCTTGGTACGAAACTACTCTGGTGGGATGATCCGCAAGCTGGAAATTGGCATATCAGTTCTACATCAACCCCAAATTCTGTTTCTTGATGAGCCGACTGTTGGATTAGATCCCATCGCTCGAACTCAAGTATGGCAGCTTGTACTACAACTGTGTGCTGATTACGGCACAACTATATTTTTAACAACCCACTTTTTAGAAGAAGCAGACAGCTTATGTAACCGAGTGGCAATTATGCAGCAAGGTGAAGTCGTTACCACAGGTAGACCAAGCGACTTAAAAGCTTCTTTAGATAACCCAAATGCAACTTTGGATGATGTCTTTATTCACTATACAGGCGACCAGTTAACATCAGGAGTGACTATTTGGACTTCATTTCTGCTGGCATTTTGGCTCAGAGTATTTTGTTTGTGGCAATTTTTAGCGGTGGGATGA
- a CDS encoding DUF4335 domain-containing protein: protein MPLSNSVIRCYTPPTCTLEVFAQSSSLSRWMGKTVLKHLSFELRFDDPRLPEEHRVPIRGDREQLEALCDAVTNYVQQFLQQSPESFWVSFSRTQESSTALDEPELKSSTKTLNAFSTQISGANIYLEPSSYLTHNLFLGSLANHSSGPVIQLSLLQLFDLASALDEYSADVMALPTLNSTSSTLRFPAWAPVAAVLVLGIGFLPVTWQYANNIREKQQQTAKTSDSTAVKTALEPSSSLNFPTPEPGLTSPSNNLLGSTPPLSTSTLPQAPLSAPSSSSFSAPPPNTLTIPQGTTATLPSNRAIPPSSKIPGQEIAILPNLGQNPTGSSSQAGTIPKLRNLPPRLSSNTSSLPTNISPVLPPSLDTIPNNNPVNTPTQPSPLTSQQLDERIRSLQQSSAGEKPASQPPSSRNAENNPFIDQLGDGRKPPTSREVATGTLFDTPQIAEAREYLTKRWQPPTGLGQTLEYSLIVGVDGTIERIFPLNKAAREFVDNAGMPEVGKPFVSANKNGQNVRIRVVLSPDGKVQTFPDQ from the coding sequence ATGCCTCTATCAAATTCTGTTATTCGTTGCTACACACCACCGACTTGTACGCTAGAAGTATTCGCGCAAAGCTCATCTCTGTCTCGTTGGATGGGAAAAACTGTCCTCAAACATCTGAGTTTTGAGCTGCGTTTTGACGATCCTCGACTACCAGAAGAACACAGAGTTCCAATTCGGGGCGATCGCGAGCAACTCGAAGCTTTATGTGATGCTGTCACCAACTATGTACAGCAATTCCTCCAACAGTCTCCAGAAAGCTTTTGGGTCAGTTTCTCCAGAACCCAAGAGTCAAGCACAGCACTGGATGAGCCGGAATTAAAGTCTTCAACAAAAACATTAAATGCCTTTAGTACCCAGATTTCAGGGGCAAATATCTACTTAGAACCAAGCAGCTATTTAACTCACAACTTATTTCTCGGTTCTCTTGCCAACCATTCATCTGGCCCAGTAATTCAACTCAGTTTGCTGCAACTATTCGATTTGGCAAGTGCTTTAGATGAATACTCAGCTGATGTCATGGCACTTCCAACTCTCAACAGCACAAGTTCGACTCTGAGATTCCCTGCTTGGGCACCTGTTGCCGCAGTCTTAGTATTAGGTATAGGTTTTTTACCAGTTACTTGGCAATATGCTAACAATATTAGAGAAAAGCAACAGCAGACAGCCAAAACATCAGATTCAACAGCAGTAAAGACTGCTTTAGAACCTTCATCCTCATTAAACTTTCCCACGCCTGAACCTGGGCTAACCTCTCCATCAAATAATTTGCTAGGTTCTACTCCTCCACTTTCCACATCCACTTTACCCCAAGCACCTCTAAGTGCCCCTAGTTCTAGTAGTTTCTCTGCACCGCCACCAAATACATTGACAATACCTCAAGGGACGACTGCAACCCTTCCTAGTAATCGAGCGATTCCACCATCCAGCAAAATCCCAGGTCAGGAAATTGCCATATTACCAAATCTGGGACAGAATCCAACCGGGTCAAGTTCCCAAGCAGGTACTATCCCTAAACTGCGGAATTTGCCACCCAGACTATCTTCTAACACAAGCAGCTTACCAACTAATATCTCACCAGTCCTCCCTCCATCTCTTGACACCATACCCAATAACAATCCTGTCAATACCCCAACCCAACCCTCCCCATTAACCTCACAACAGCTAGACGAAAGAATCCGTTCCTTACAGCAATCTTCTGCTGGAGAAAAACCTGCTTCACAACCTCCCTCCTCTAGGAATGCGGAGAATAATCCCTTTATCGATCAATTAGGGGACGGACGCAAACCTCCTACATCCAGAGAAGTAGCTACTGGCACATTATTTGATACACCTCAAATAGCAGAAGCTAGAGAGTACCTAACAAAGCGCTGGCAACCACCTACTGGACTGGGACAAACATTAGAGTACAGTTTGATAGTTGGTGTTGACGGCACAATTGAACGAATTTTCCCACTTAATAAGGCAGCAAGAGAATTCGTTGATAACGCTGGGATGCCTGAGGTTGGTAAACCTTTTGTTTCCGCCAATAAAAATGGACAAAATGTCAGAATTCGAGTTGTTCTCAGTCCTGATGGCAAGGTACAGACTTTTCCAGATCAATAA
- a CDS encoding SAM-dependent methyltransferase, with product MAMVLDQVVPFGRSMDEYIKIFNLTNADLNKRIIGIGDGPASFNAEMTRHGKSVVSIDPLYQFSSDEILKRFNEVVDNIINQVKATSNDWVWSYHKSPDDLRHNRVKVIREFLSDYETGKKSNRYRVGELPKLAYDNQKFDIALCSHLLFLYSDHLDYDFHLNSVGEMLRIAKEVRIFPLITLMWKHSQHLDEIVKYYTSKGYNIDIQKVEYELQPGGDKMLKITRDVNIIRNS from the coding sequence ATGGCAATGGTTCTAGATCAAGTAGTTCCTTTTGGGAGGTCAATGGATGAATATATAAAAATATTCAATTTAACAAATGCAGATTTAAATAAAAGAATCATTGGGATTGGGGATGGGCCAGCAAGCTTTAATGCAGAAATGACGCGTCACGGTAAAAGTGTGGTTTCTATTGATCCACTGTACCAATTTTCCAGTGATGAAATATTGAAAAGATTTAATGAAGTGGTAGATAACATCATTAATCAAGTTAAGGCTACATCAAATGATTGGGTATGGAGCTATCATAAATCCCCGGATGATTTGCGGCACAATCGAGTCAAAGTTATTCGAGAATTTTTGTCTGATTATGAGACTGGCAAAAAGAGCAACAGATACAGAGTCGGTGAATTGCCAAAATTGGCTTATGATAATCAAAAGTTTGATATAGCTCTTTGTTCGCATTTATTATTTTTATATTCAGACCATCTCGATTACGATTTTCATCTAAATTCAGTAGGTGAGATGTTGCGTATTGCTAAAGAAGTTAGAATATTTCCCCTGATAACTTTAATGTGGAAACATTCACAACATTTAGATGAAATAGTTAAATATTACACTTCAAAGGGTTATAACATAGATATTCAAAAGGTTGAATACGAACTACAGCCTGGTGGAGATAAAATGTTAAAGATAACCAGAGATGTTAATATAATTCGTAATTCGTAA
- a CDS encoding DUF6883 domain-containing protein, producing the protein MLKNLCHILLEIVKTHQVRLGRRDEFGQSYTLDFTLEWQNRSATIRSGWIIEEGFNIPRLTTCYLL; encoded by the coding sequence TTGCTGAAGAATTTATGCCATATTCTTTTAGAAATAGTTAAAACTCATCAAGTTCGCTTGGGACGACGCGATGAATTTGGACAAAGCTACACTCTAGATTTCACGTTGGAATGGCAAAATAGAAGTGCAACCATTCGCAGTGGTTGGATTATCGAAGAAGGTTTTAATATCCCAAGATTAACAACCTGCTATCTGCTGTAA
- a CDS encoding DUF1257 domain-containing protein, with protein sequence MSHFSQIKTQIRNLDSLKDALTELGVDWKPGPREVRGYRGQTHPAEISIEQENGYDIGFRWNGKEYELVADLQYWQLGLSVDGFLRQVTQRYAYQTVVKETARVGFQVSEQQKNEDGSIRLVVQRWSA encoded by the coding sequence ATGTCACACTTTAGCCAAATTAAGACTCAAATCCGTAACCTTGATTCTTTGAAAGATGCTTTGACTGAATTGGGCGTAGACTGGAAACCCGGCCCACGCGAAGTCCGTGGCTATCGCGGTCAAACCCATCCTGCGGAAATTAGTATTGAGCAGGAAAATGGCTATGACATCGGTTTTAGATGGAATGGCAAAGAATATGAACTGGTGGCTGACTTACAATATTGGCAGCTAGGTCTGTCTGTAGATGGATTTTTGCGCCAGGTAACACAGCGCTATGCTTATCAAACAGTTGTGAAAGAAACTGCTCGTGTTGGTTTTCAAGTCTCTGAACAACAAAAAAATGAAGATGGTTCAATTCGCCTGGTAGTACAGCGCTGGAGTGCGTAA
- a CDS encoding type II toxin-antitoxin system VapC family toxin, which yields MLLDSNIIIYSAQPENVQLRELIAEYAPAVSALSYLEVLGYHLLKEEQRQYFEEFFQVAQVLPISEDVLNQAVILRQQKRMTLGDAIIAGTALVYGLTLITRNTDDFCWIPQFHLWNPFESDKPS from the coding sequence GTGCTGCTTGATAGCAATATTATTATATATTCTGCTCAACCAGAAAACGTCCAATTGAGAGAGTTAATTGCTGAATATGCACCTGCAGTATCAGCACTCAGTTATTTGGAAGTGTTAGGCTATCATCTGCTTAAAGAGGAACAACGCCAGTATTTTGAGGAGTTTTTTCAAGTTGCTCAGGTTTTACCAATCTCTGAAGATGTGTTAAATCAAGCGGTAATTCTGCGACAACAGAAACGAATGACTTTAGGTGATGCAATTATTGCCGGCACTGCTTTGGTGTATGGACTAACTTTGATAACAAGAAATACAGATGATTTCTGTTGGATTCCACAATTTCACTTGTGGAATCCGTTTGAGTCTGATAAACCCAGTTAA
- a CDS encoding UPF0175 family protein, producing the protein MNVVIPNEILTATRMTEGEMKQEIAVMLFQKDKLTLAQASRFAGINRIAFQHLLASRQISVHYGVEDFEQDIENLRAMGRL; encoded by the coding sequence ATGAACGTCGTCATTCCTAACGAAATATTAACCGCAACTCGGATGACTGAGGGCGAAATGAAGCAGGAAATTGCAGTCATGCTCTTTCAAAAAGATAAGTTAACCCTTGCTCAAGCCAGCCGATTTGCAGGGATAAACCGTATAGCATTTCAGCATCTACTCGCAAGTCGTCAAATTTCAGTGCATTATGGGGTCGAGGATTTTGAACAAGATATAGAAAACTTGCGGGCGATGGGTAGACTGTGA
- a CDS encoding ferredoxin, translating to MGDFLPSLEEQEEENRSGLEPELGGFLRDAPERSGLEPELGGVLRQNGVYVDEITCIGCKHCAHVARNTFYIEPDYGRSRVVRQDGDGEEIIQEAIDTCPVDCIHWVDYTELKKLEEERKYQVIPLVGYPVEQAVVASERRRKKQKLKTKKSRY from the coding sequence ATGGGTGATTTTCTGCCGTCGCTGGAAGAACAAGAAGAAGAGAATCGTTCCGGTTTGGAACCAGAATTAGGGGGTTTTTTACGGGATGCCCCAGAACGTTCTGGTTTAGAACCAGAATTGGGCGGTGTATTGCGCCAAAATGGTGTTTATGTTGACGAAATCACCTGCATTGGTTGCAAGCATTGCGCTCATGTTGCGCGTAACACCTTTTACATTGAACCAGATTACGGGCGATCGCGCGTAGTTCGGCAAGATGGGGACGGTGAGGAAATTATCCAAGAGGCAATTGACACTTGTCCGGTTGATTGTATTCACTGGGTTGATTACACTGAACTGAAAAAGCTAGAAGAAGAACGCAAATATCAGGTAATTCCTTTAGTGGGTTATCCGGTAGAACAGGCAGTTGTTGCTAGCGAACGTCGGCGTAAAAAGCAAAAATTGAAGACCAAAAAATCCCGTTATTAA
- a CDS encoding molybdate ABC transporter substrate-binding protein: MKKHFFAFSLIACAVGVTLPTQAFAVKLYGAGSLRDSLTEVAESFNEKYGIPVETRFGPSGLTREFIEQEFSKTGKSADVFASADIENPQTLFEEGLSEPVVNFTSNRMTAIVRSGLGITSDNLLDFLLKPEIKVGTSTPIADPSGNYAWQIFDKSDRVKPGSSQILKNKALQLVGGNPNAPIVPNGKNNLVYFLEEKKQADIFLAYYTSGQTAQATKGGENLQIVELPDYLATKADYGLATLKNADPDGKKLAEYILSQKGQEILAKYGFSSPSTSVPEHQGAGGILLALSVALILYKKQLIKLDYHR, encoded by the coding sequence ATGAAAAAGCATTTTTTTGCCTTTTCACTGATAGCTTGTGCTGTCGGTGTGACTTTGCCAACTCAGGCATTTGCAGTTAAGCTATACGGTGCTGGTAGTTTGCGCGATAGTCTCACAGAAGTAGCTGAATCTTTTAACGAAAAATATGGAATTCCAGTAGAAACGCGATTTGGTCCGTCTGGTTTAACACGGGAATTTATAGAACAAGAATTTTCCAAAACTGGAAAATCCGCAGATGTTTTTGCCAGTGCAGATATTGAGAACCCTCAAACATTGTTTGAAGAAGGTTTGAGTGAACCTGTAGTAAACTTCACTAGCAACCGCATGACTGCTATTGTGAGATCGGGACTTGGTATCACATCAGATAATTTGTTGGATTTTTTGCTAAAACCCGAAATCAAGGTGGGAACCTCAACCCCTATAGCAGATCCATCTGGTAACTATGCATGGCAGATATTTGACAAGTCCGATCGGGTTAAACCTGGTAGTTCTCAAATTCTGAAGAATAAAGCTTTGCAATTAGTAGGTGGTAATCCTAATGCTCCTATAGTTCCTAATGGCAAAAATAATTTAGTCTACTTTCTAGAAGAAAAAAAGCAGGCAGATATATTTTTAGCTTATTACACGAGTGGTCAGACTGCCCAAGCAACAAAAGGTGGTGAGAATCTGCAAATAGTAGAACTACCAGACTATTTAGCAACCAAAGCTGATTATGGATTGGCTACACTGAAAAACGCCGATCCCGATGGGAAAAAATTAGCCGAGTATATCCTGTCACAAAAAGGGCAAGAAATTTTGGCAAAGTATGGATTTAGCTCACCCTCTACTTCTGTTCCCGAACATCAAGGTGCGGGTGGAATTTTACTGGCTTTAAGTGTAGCTTTAATCCTGTATAAAAAGCAATTAATTAAATTAGACTACCATAGGTAG
- a CDS encoding DUF2997 domain-containing protein — METLEFIIYPDGRVQEKVTGIVGASCAEVTAAIEAQLGQVLSHEPTSEYFAAKVQQSNVANTHTTYSDW, encoded by the coding sequence ATGGAGACATTAGAGTTCATAATTTATCCAGACGGTCGGGTACAAGAGAAAGTCACTGGCATTGTGGGTGCTTCTTGCGCTGAGGTTACAGCAGCAATAGAGGCGCAGCTGGGGCAAGTACTTAGTCATGAGCCAACCTCAGAATATTTCGCCGCTAAGGTGCAGCAATCTAATGTGGCGAATACACACACCACTTACAGCGATTGGTAA
- a CDS encoding protein-tyrosine phosphatase family protein has protein sequence MYKFAPAWEKEQIVFGAARPGYTDKKVQDWIEFIKRQDIKRVCCLLAEQQLASYSDLLNIYKQEFGNQLVCWAPIIDFHLSDLEPLTQKILPFLIEADKQNEKVVVHCSGGIGRTGHVLAAWLVSVRGLSNQAAINAVKRTGRNPYEAVIAAVFRGRNPLTVVKELDVLLNDCRLVLHKTF, from the coding sequence ATGTACAAGTTTGCCCCAGCTTGGGAGAAAGAGCAAATAGTCTTTGGTGCTGCGCGGCCTGGATATACTGACAAGAAGGTTCAAGATTGGATAGAATTCATAAAGCGCCAAGATATCAAGCGTGTTTGCTGTCTTCTTGCTGAACAACAGCTAGCTTCTTACTCCGATCTTTTAAACATATACAAACAGGAATTTGGGAATCAACTAGTTTGTTGGGCACCAATTATAGATTTCCATTTATCTGATTTAGAACCCCTCACACAGAAAATACTTCCTTTCTTAATAGAAGCTGATAAACAAAATGAGAAAGTAGTTGTACATTGTTCTGGTGGAATTGGACGTACTGGACATGTGTTAGCGGCATGGCTAGTTAGTGTCCGAGGATTATCAAATCAAGCTGCAATAAATGCTGTCAAGAGAACAGGTAGAAATCCTTATGAAGCTGTGATCGCTGCTGTGTTTAGAGGTAGAAATCCCTTGACAGTTGTAAAAGAACTTGATGTGCTTCTGAATGATTGCCGTCTGGTACTGCATAAAACATTTTAA